In Intestinibacillus sp. Marseille-P6563, a single genomic region encodes these proteins:
- the groL gene encoding chaperonin GroEL (60 kDa chaperone family; promotes refolding of misfolded polypeptides especially under stressful conditions; forms two stacked rings of heptamers to form a barrel-shaped 14mer; ends can be capped by GroES; misfolded proteins enter the barrel where they are refolded when GroES binds): MVRDLYYGEDARNRLQAGVDQLADTVKVTLGPTGRNVLVNKSSGVPIITNAGASVTKNFELNDTAEDLGAQLIKQVAAKTSEAVGDGTTTAILLSQSIIREGLKNLAAGANPILLRRGIHGAVNASVQALREQARPLDGSQDIMHVAGISGTDESLGQMIADIMDEVGQDGVITVEESKTMETTFDIIKGIRFDQGYLSSYMVSDQEKMEAVMENPYILFTDKKITTLQEIIPILDRVAQQKAPLLIVADNVDGEALKALIINKLQGAIDVVAVRAPGFGERKKALVDDLALLTGATVVREEIGYDLSQATLGMLGRAEKVTVTKSGTLILNGAGDPAAIAERTEEVRRMLAKAADEFAVDRAKERLGKLTGGVAVIRVGAISDVELKEKKRCVEDALRAVHAAAEEGIVAGGGVALCSVIPQVEAYANTLEGDEKVGAQIIRQALEIPARQIAENAGFDGSVVVAEILGRGNGVGLDVLKGEYVPMLESGIVDPAKVTRLALENAASMASTFLTTEADIVDPVDESWVLPGGEIRTRAPRKFPIKK; the protein is encoded by the coding sequence ATGGTAAGAGATTTATATTACGGAGAAGATGCGAGAAATCGGCTGCAGGCAGGCGTAGATCAGCTTGCGGACACGGTGAAAGTCACCTTGGGTCCCACGGGCCGGAATGTTTTGGTGAACAAGTCTTCCGGAGTGCCGATCATTACAAATGCCGGCGCGAGTGTTACGAAAAATTTTGAACTGAATGACACTGCGGAAGATTTGGGCGCACAGCTCATCAAGCAGGTCGCGGCCAAAACCAGCGAAGCGGTTGGCGATGGCACCACGACTGCTATTCTGTTATCGCAGAGCATCATCCGGGAGGGTCTGAAGAACCTTGCCGCAGGAGCCAATCCCATTCTGCTGCGCCGCGGTATTCATGGCGCAGTCAATGCCAGTGTACAAGCCCTTCGGGAGCAGGCCCGTCCGCTCGACGGCAGCCAGGACATTATGCACGTTGCTGGCATTTCGGGTACCGATGAATCTCTGGGCCAAATGATCGCCGATATTATGGACGAAGTCGGCCAGGACGGCGTTATCACCGTGGAAGAATCCAAGACCATGGAAACCACGTTTGACATCATCAAGGGCATCCGGTTTGACCAGGGCTATCTGTCCTCTTATATGGTCAGCGACCAGGAAAAGATGGAAGCCGTGATGGAAAATCCGTATATCCTGTTTACCGATAAGAAGATCACCACGCTGCAGGAGATCATCCCGATTCTGGACCGTGTGGCGCAGCAAAAGGCTCCGCTGCTGATCGTTGCCGACAACGTAGACGGCGAAGCCCTCAAGGCGCTCATCATCAATAAGCTGCAGGGCGCAATCGATGTGGTCGCTGTCCGCGCACCGGGCTTTGGCGAACGCAAAAAGGCTCTGGTAGACGATCTGGCGCTGCTGACCGGCGCAACGGTCGTCCGCGAAGAAATCGGTTACGATCTGAGCCAGGCTACCCTGGGCATGCTGGGCCGTGCCGAAAAGGTCACGGTCACCAAATCCGGCACCCTGATCCTCAATGGCGCAGGCGATCCGGCTGCCATTGCAGAACGCACCGAGGAAGTTCGTCGGATGTTGGCCAAGGCTGCCGATGAGTTCGCAGTAGACCGTGCCAAGGAACGTCTGGGCAAGCTGACGGGTGGCGTTGCGGTCATCCGTGTGGGCGCGATTTCCGATGTGGAACTGAAGGAAAAGAAGCGCTGCGTGGAAGACGCTCTGCGTGCAGTACATGCGGCCGCTGAAGAAGGTATTGTTGCCGGCGGCGGTGTTGCTCTGTGCAGCGTCATCCCGCAGGTGGAGGCTTATGCCAATACGCTGGAAGGGGACGAAAAGGTCGGCGCACAGATCATTCGGCAGGCCTTGGAAATCCCGGCGCGTCAGATCGCGGAAAATGCCGGTTTTGATGGCAGCGTTGTCGTCGCGGAGATTTTGGGCCGCGGCAATGGCGTTGGTCTGGATGTCCTCAAGGGTGAATATGTGCCCATGCTGGAATCGGGCATCGTAGACCCGGCCAAGGTCACCCGTCTGGCACTGGAAAATGCCGCTTCGATGGCATCCACCTTCCTGACCACCGAAGCCGATATTGTTGACCCGGTTGATGAATCCTGGGTTCTGCCGGGCGGCGAAATCCGCACCCGTGCACCCCGCAAATTCCCGATCAAAAAGTAA
- a CDS encoding BCCT family transporter, giving the protein MDNNSKKTKNSDVEVGLIIVSVAILIVFIIFMILNPESTLNAITSFFNVMISGLGPIFEVVAFISFLVGLYFCFGKYGKIRLGNCKPEYSNFSYFAMMLLASLASAALYWSFTEWASYYQAPGLGMEPFSVEALESSLGYQFFHWGIVNQAMYTVMGVAIAYGVYVRKIPSFQTSAVCCAMLGEKVKGKTAIGKVIDFLVIFGILGALSSSLGLAVPLATGGLKQLFGIEATPPVQIGIIAFIAVVYSITAYLGTAKGMQVISNITSVVCVFFLLYVLFMGPTTFILKNIVNSMGHMIEKLPRMSLFTDPINNTGFPEAWTIYFVAFYLNYVAMMGIFIAKVSKGRTIREVAVYTMFIMTAGGIGIFGINGSFSIFTHLSGEVDVVGLVNSGVGDAAIYGIMSVLPLGKTLLPFLILVLIVGFVAPSMDSASLALAETVTKRGTPKMALRLFFCILLAVIPMSIILVGAEFTAIKNIAIIISAPFLIILAGTMIGLLKWLKHDERSGLHAEILAIQEAEEKQEELAKENKKKEELVQEKV; this is encoded by the coding sequence ATGGATAATAACTCGAAAAAAACCAAAAATTCGGACGTAGAAGTTGGCCTAATTATCGTTAGTGTTGCGATCCTGATCGTATTTATCATCTTCATGATCCTCAACCCCGAATCTACATTAAATGCAATTACCTCCTTCTTTAATGTAATGATTTCCGGGCTTGGACCGATCTTCGAAGTAGTAGCCTTCATATCTTTTCTTGTTGGCCTCTATTTTTGTTTCGGAAAATATGGTAAAATACGTTTGGGGAATTGTAAACCGGAGTATTCCAATTTCAGCTACTTTGCTATGATGCTGCTGGCATCGCTGGCATCGGCTGCACTGTATTGGTCTTTCACCGAATGGGCCAGCTACTATCAGGCGCCCGGTCTCGGCATGGAGCCGTTTAGTGTAGAAGCATTGGAGTCCTCCCTTGGCTATCAGTTTTTCCACTGGGGCATTGTCAACCAGGCCATGTACACGGTTATGGGCGTGGCAATTGCCTATGGCGTATATGTTCGAAAGATTCCTTCCTTCCAGACCAGCGCCGTTTGCTGCGCAATGCTGGGTGAGAAGGTCAAAGGCAAGACAGCGATCGGTAAGGTCATTGACTTCCTGGTTATTTTCGGCATCCTTGGCGCGCTGAGTTCTTCTCTGGGTCTGGCGGTTCCGCTCGCAACTGGTGGTTTGAAGCAGTTGTTTGGCATCGAAGCGACACCGCCCGTCCAAATCGGCATTATCGCATTCATTGCCGTTGTATATTCGATCACTGCATACCTGGGCACTGCAAAGGGCATGCAGGTTATCAGTAACATCACTTCGGTTGTCTGTGTATTCTTCCTTCTGTATGTCCTGTTCATGGGCCCGACGACCTTCATCCTGAAGAACATCGTCAACTCCATGGGACATATGATCGAAAAACTGCCGCGTATGTCCTTGTTTACCGACCCCATCAACAATACGGGCTTCCCGGAAGCATGGACCATCTACTTCGTTGCATTCTACCTCAACTACGTTGCGATGATGGGTATCTTCATTGCAAAGGTTTCCAAGGGTAGAACTATCCGCGAAGTTGCAGTTTACACCATGTTCATCATGACCGCCGGCGGTATCGGCATCTTCGGTATCAACGGCAGCTTCTCGATCTTCACCCATCTGTCCGGTGAGGTCGACGTAGTTGGTCTGGTCAACAGCGGCGTTGGTGACGCAGCGATTTACGGCATTATGTCGGTTCTGCCGCTTGGTAAAACGCTGCTTCCGTTCCTGATTCTGGTCCTGATCGTCGGTTTTGTGGCTCCGTCCATGGACTCGGCTTCGCTGGCATTGGCCGAAACGGTTACCAAACGAGGCACGCCAAAAATGGCACTTCGTCTGTTCTTCTGTATTTTGCTTGCAGTTATCCCGATGTCGATCATCCTGGTTGGCGCGGAATTTACGGCAATCAAAAACATCGCGATCATTATTTCGGCACCATTCCTCATTATTTTGGCAGGCACTATGATTGGCCTGCTCAAATGGCTCAAACATGACGAGCGCAGTGGTCTGCATGCTGAAATTTTGGCCATCCAAGAAGCGGAAGAAAAGCAGGAAGAACTGGCGAAGGAAAACAAGAAAAAAGAAGAACTGGTTCAAGAAAAGGTTTAA
- a CDS encoding acyl-CoA thioesterase has protein sequence MRSDCFFFCPVRVRFGEVDRQGIVYNGNYVVYTDLAFEEFLRSKGYSYRELAEKYDSEVCHRKATYEYVSSAYEGDTLEVGISKIKVGNRSFTIQFEIYREGEDDLILLCESVYVGYDVENRCSRPITDLMRSLLSS, from the coding sequence ATGAGGAGTGATTGCTTTTTCTTCTGTCCGGTCCGCGTCCGCTTCGGAGAAGTAGACCGGCAGGGTATTGTCTACAATGGCAATTATGTAGTCTATACCGACCTGGCATTTGAAGAATTTCTCCGCTCGAAAGGGTATTCCTATCGCGAACTGGCTGAAAAGTATGATTCAGAGGTGTGCCATAGAAAGGCGACCTATGAATATGTTTCCAGCGCTTATGAGGGAGATACGCTGGAAGTTGGTATCAGCAAGATCAAAGTTGGCAACCGGAGCTTTACCATTCAGTTTGAGATTTACCGAGAAGGGGAAGACGACCTAATTCTCCTGTGCGAATCGGTATATGTCGGATATGACGTGGAAAACCGGTGCAGCCGCCCAATTACCGACTTGATGCGATCTCTTCTAAGTTCATAA
- a CDS encoding 4Fe-4S dicluster domain-containing protein → MDFFERDIVVERISLVTPDKAKCVKCSACAEICPMRVIRMGTDGYPESISNAFKTCINCGYCVDVCSFGALSHRVRKRSNNSDAALRRLKRIKENRLKRGDLKK, encoded by the coding sequence ATGGATTTTTTTGAAAGGGATATTGTTGTGGAACGTATTTCACTAGTTACTCCTGATAAGGCAAAATGCGTAAAATGCAGCGCATGTGCCGAAATTTGTCCCATGCGCGTCATTCGAATGGGGACGGACGGCTATCCGGAATCGATCAGCAATGCATTTAAAACGTGCATTAACTGTGGTTATTGTGTGGACGTTTGCAGCTTCGGCGCACTGTCACACCGGGTACGTAAACGTTCGAATAATTCGGATGCCGCATTAAGACGCTTGAAGAGGATCAAGGAAAACCGACTGAAGCGAGGAGATTTGAAGAAATGA
- a CDS encoding CaiB/BaiF CoA transferase family protein, which produces MKKGPLEGIKVLDFSQVLSAPFCGMMLADMGAEVIKIERPGLGDISREYGPYANDISLYFCQYNRGKKGIAIDMRSEEGKKVVLDLVAQVDVVIENFKAGTLEKLGIGYDKMLEVNPGLIYGSISGFGTYGPLSHLPCMDIIAAARSGLVGQSGNADEAPIKPGFSLCDTWAGLQLFRGLSMALLHKQKTGVGLRVDIAMLDCAFYMCEAPVLEHSLTGEFTPRTGNHHAWYAPYGEFAASDGNVVLTVTKEEEWAALCRTLGLDALVADQRFCNNELRVQNRDALIVELEKATSVMGRYDIEKKLLEAGVPAAAVQSLQEFDNNPQTKTLNVITQVNQLGVGEYTVTNTPILFSKTPVNPDASAPGFPGANSREILTELGYSAERIESLLADGAVHQAG; this is translated from the coding sequence ATGAAGAAGGGACCTCTCGAAGGGATTAAAGTTCTTGATTTTTCTCAAGTTTTATCTGCACCGTTCTGTGGCATGATGCTGGCAGACATGGGAGCAGAGGTAATCAAAATCGAGCGGCCTGGGCTCGGCGATATTTCCCGCGAATACGGGCCATATGCCAATGACATCAGTTTGTATTTCTGCCAGTACAATCGAGGTAAGAAGGGAATTGCAATCGACATGCGGTCGGAAGAGGGCAAGAAGGTTGTCCTGGATCTGGTCGCGCAAGTAGATGTCGTAATTGAGAACTTTAAGGCTGGTACCCTGGAAAAACTGGGAATCGGCTATGATAAGATGCTCGAAGTAAACCCCGGCCTAATTTACGGATCGATCTCCGGTTTTGGCACTTACGGTCCCCTGTCGCACCTGCCGTGCATGGACATCATCGCAGCGGCTCGCAGCGGTCTGGTTGGACAGAGTGGCAATGCGGATGAAGCACCGATTAAGCCTGGTTTCTCGCTGTGCGATACCTGGGCTGGATTGCAGCTGTTCCGTGGCCTTTCGATGGCGCTGCTGCACAAGCAGAAGACCGGCGTAGGTCTTCGCGTTGACATTGCAATGCTGGACTGCGCATTCTATATGTGTGAAGCGCCTGTCCTGGAACACTCGCTGACCGGCGAATTTACCCCAAGAACGGGCAACCATCATGCGTGGTATGCACCCTATGGTGAATTTGCGGCAAGCGATGGCAATGTGGTGCTCACCGTGACCAAGGAGGAAGAGTGGGCAGCACTCTGCCGGACTTTGGGTCTGGATGCCCTTGTGGCAGACCAGCGCTTCTGCAACAATGAGTTGCGGGTGCAGAACAGGGATGCGCTGATCGTGGAGCTTGAAAAGGCAACCAGTGTCATGGGTCGCTATGACATTGAAAAGAAACTGCTCGAAGCTGGCGTTCCGGCGGCAGCGGTGCAGTCGTTGCAAGAATTTGACAACAACCCACAAACGAAAACATTAAATGTTATAACGCAGGTCAATCAGCTTGGCGTAGGTGAGTACACGGTTACCAATACGCCCATCCTTTTCAGTAAAACACCGGTTAACCCGGATGCTTCGGCACCTGGCTTCCCGGGTGCGAACAGCCGTGAAATTCTGACAGAGCTGGGATACAGCGCAGAACGGATCGAAAGTCTGCTCGCGGATGGAGCCGTACATCAAGCAGGTTGA
- a CDS encoding CaiB/BaiF CoA transferase family protein — MFPLEGIRVLDLMTLSGYCGMELADYGAEVIKVESPDGGDPLRTLVPLKNGTSAHHAFRDRGKKSITLNLRHPEGKEIFKKLVATADVVLENFPPNTMEELGLGYQELSAIKPSLVYGRISAYGSTGEGANTPQYDLIAQAKSGVMHFTGFPENPPTRIGFSISERYAASFLSSAVCLAIYNARTTGEGQMVETTLCGSAIAISEDKVITYGATKEDPMRTGNAHPLINPYDILKCKDGYVAMGISSDAQWMKFCNAFNCPAEWTEDEKYCSNLVRGYHYFGDLRVKLEDLFSNYTMQEIADICDQALIPGTMCSTTKEALQQPQLQVRNMIVTVKDSTLGDLEMPGKPVKFCNQEEEPLRTAPEVGEQNAQLYAALGIDSAKLEGLQKEGVI, encoded by the coding sequence ATGTTCCCGTTAGAAGGAATTCGAGTTCTCGATTTAATGACACTTTCCGGTTACTGCGGGATGGAACTGGCTGATTACGGAGCGGAAGTTATTAAAGTGGAGTCGCCCGACGGAGGCGACCCACTGCGGACACTGGTGCCATTGAAAAATGGCACCAGTGCTCATCATGCCTTCCGTGATCGTGGCAAAAAGAGTATCACGCTTAATCTGCGGCATCCTGAAGGGAAAGAAATCTTTAAAAAGCTGGTGGCTACGGCCGATGTAGTTTTGGAAAATTTCCCTCCCAACACGATGGAAGAACTTGGCTTAGGCTATCAGGAACTGTCGGCTATCAAACCATCTCTTGTATATGGACGCATTTCTGCGTATGGCTCGACCGGCGAAGGGGCAAATACTCCCCAGTATGACCTGATTGCGCAGGCAAAGAGCGGCGTTATGCACTTTACCGGTTTCCCGGAAAACCCGCCCACCCGCATTGGCTTCTCGATTTCGGAACGCTATGCGGCTAGCTTCCTGTCCTCCGCTGTATGCCTGGCGATCTATAACGCCAGAACTACCGGAGAAGGCCAGATGGTCGAAACCACGCTTTGCGGTTCGGCGATCGCCATTTCGGAAGATAAGGTCATTACTTACGGCGCTACAAAGGAAGATCCGATGCGTACGGGCAATGCTCACCCGCTGATCAACCCGTATGATATCCTCAAGTGCAAAGACGGTTACGTAGCCATGGGTATTTCTTCGGATGCCCAGTGGATGAAGTTCTGCAATGCATTCAATTGTCCTGCTGAATGGACAGAGGATGAAAAATACTGCTCGAACCTGGTTCGAGGTTATCATTATTTCGGCGACCTGCGCGTCAAGTTGGAAGATCTGTTCTCCAACTACACCATGCAGGAAATTGCCGACATCTGCGATCAGGCTCTTATCCCGGGCACGATGTGCAGCACGACCAAGGAAGCGCTGCAGCAGCCGCAGCTCCAGGTAAGAAACATGATCGTGACAGTGAAGGATTCGACTCTTGGCGATCTGGAAATGCCGGGCAAGCCGGTGAAGTTCTGCAATCAGGAAGAAGAGCCTTTGCGTACAGCGCCCGAAGTTGGGGAACAGAACGCACAGCTTTATGCCGCTTTGGGGATTGATTCCGCTAAGCTCGAAGGTCTGCAAAAAGAAGGCGTTATCTAA
- a CDS encoding acyl-CoA dehydrogenase family protein — translation MDFTLSKEHRALQEKAREFTEQVLFPYEMECEENNGISPETHKYINDQVMKWGFNATNHSKEHGGTGYTLFEQALISEQLGMSTGAIWDAVPQPSFPMKFGTKEQIEEYLIPTCQCKRRDAYAITEADAGSDPTQCQTTAVKCDGGYKINGEKWYVTVGNIADYLLVHTHLDGDPDKATVFFVEKDTPGVSIKRTPEFTHHFAFKHPEFTFDNVVVDESKILKGIGEGFNMTKDWFVEARLGIAARCVGGAERVLKVANEWAAERVQGGRIIRDYQVIEHMLVDMTMDIMAAKSLLYRVCWEISGDMDRKLKHARASAIKLWCSEMVNRVTDKGVQILGGRGYMRENPVERLWRDQRVDRIWEGTSEIQRNVIGGQIKKRGIELYTGWAYEE, via the coding sequence ATGGATTTTACGTTGAGCAAAGAGCATCGCGCGCTGCAAGAGAAAGCAAGAGAATTTACCGAACAGGTACTCTTCCCGTATGAGATGGAGTGTGAGGAGAATAACGGCATTTCTCCTGAAACCCATAAGTACATTAACGATCAGGTAATGAAGTGGGGCTTCAATGCGACCAACCATTCGAAGGAACACGGCGGCACTGGTTACACCCTGTTTGAGCAGGCTCTGATCAGCGAGCAGCTCGGTATGTCTACCGGCGCTATCTGGGACGCAGTTCCGCAGCCTTCTTTCCCGATGAAGTTCGGTACCAAGGAACAGATCGAAGAGTATCTGATTCCGACCTGTCAGTGCAAGCGCCGCGACGCTTACGCTATCACCGAAGCTGACGCAGGTTCTGACCCGACTCAGTGCCAGACCACGGCTGTTAAGTGTGACGGCGGTTATAAGATCAACGGTGAAAAGTGGTACGTAACCGTAGGTAACATCGCTGACTATCTGCTGGTACATACCCATCTCGATGGCGATCCGGACAAGGCAACTGTATTCTTCGTAGAGAAGGACACCCCGGGCGTAAGCATCAAGCGTACTCCGGAATTCACCCACCACTTTGCATTTAAGCATCCGGAATTCACCTTCGACAACGTAGTTGTTGACGAATCCAAGATCCTGAAGGGCATCGGCGAAGGCTTCAACATGACCAAGGACTGGTTCGTAGAAGCTCGTCTGGGTATCGCTGCTCGCTGCGTAGGCGGCGCAGAGCGTGTCCTGAAGGTTGCTAACGAATGGGCTGCAGAGCGCGTACAGGGCGGCCGCATCATTCGTGACTACCAGGTTATCGAGCATATGCTGGTTGACATGACCATGGACATCATGGCTGCTAAGAGCCTGCTGTACCGTGTATGCTGGGAGATCTCCGGCGATATGGACCGCAAGCTGAAGCATGCTAGAGCTTCTGCTATCAAGCTGTGGTGCTCTGAAATGGTTAACCGTGTTACCGATAAGGGCGTTCAGATCCTGGGCGGCCGCGGCTACATGAGAGAGAACCCGGTAGAACGTCTCTGGAGAGACCAGCGTGTTGACCGTATCTGGGAAGGTACTTCCGAGATTCAGCGCAACGTTATCGGCGGCCAGATCAAGAAGCGCGGTATCGAGCTGTACACCGGCTGGGCTTACGAAGAATAA
- a CDS encoding aldo/keto reductase, which produces MWAYVPLAQGLLTGKFRSIDDVPMGRRETRFYSSRWQQGLHHDPGFETEIFAFLDELDALCKRGGVTPAQVALQFLKRRPIVKSILMGARSIRQLEQNLDAYAADVPDDLMEEIEHASEPLRDGMGENADLWISDNGGRFY; this is translated from the coding sequence GTGTGGGCGTATGTGCCGCTGGCCCAGGGGCTGCTCACCGGTAAATTCCGCTCAATCGACGATGTGCCCATGGGCCGCCGCGAAACACGCTTTTATAGTAGCCGCTGGCAGCAGGGTCTGCACCATGATCCAGGCTTTGAAACCGAGATTTTTGCCTTTTTGGATGAACTTGATGCTTTGTGCAAGCGTGGAGGCGTGACACCCGCCCAAGTTGCGCTGCAATTTCTCAAACGCCGGCCCATTGTCAAGAGCATTCTGATGGGCGCACGGTCCATCCGGCAGCTGGAACAGAACCTGGATGCTTATGCAGCCGATGTGCCGGACGATCTGATGGAAGAAATTGAGCACGCTTCCGAGCCGCTGCGCGACGGAATGGGAGAAAATGCCGATTTGTGGATCAGCGACAACGGTGGCCGCTTTTATTAA
- a CDS encoding aldo/keto reductase: MNQYEIQGTGIRISSLSLGTWAFSGAKIWGAGDDKEAIRTVHCAMERGINLFDTAEKYGNGKAEEVLGEALKGRRDRAVVATKIFTDKLHHDDVIAHCDASLKRLQTDYIDLYQIHWPNPHIPLEETFGAFEELKRAGKIRAASVCNAGPNCIREMAPYGVAMNQLPYALIWRVAEKKNHSGD, translated from the coding sequence ATGAATCAGTATGAAATCCAAGGCACCGGCATCCGCATTTCCAGCCTGTCGCTGGGCACCTGGGCGTTTTCGGGCGCGAAAATCTGGGGGGCAGGGGACGACAAGGAAGCCATCCGCACGGTGCACTGTGCGATGGAGCGCGGCATCAACCTGTTTGACACCGCCGAAAAATACGGAAACGGCAAAGCCGAAGAGGTTTTGGGCGAAGCTCTCAAAGGCCGCCGCGACCGCGCCGTGGTCGCCACCAAGATCTTTACCGACAAACTCCACCACGATGATGTCATCGCCCATTGCGATGCCAGCTTAAAACGCCTGCAAACCGACTATATTGATCTGTATCAGATCCATTGGCCCAACCCGCACATTCCGCTCGAGGAAACCTTCGGCGCTTTCGAAGAACTCAAACGGGCCGGAAAAATCCGTGCCGCCAGCGTATGCAACGCCGGACCGAACTGTATCCGCGAGATGGCGCCGTATGGCGTGGCTATGAACCAGCTGCCGTATGCGCTCATCTGGCGCGTGGCCGAAAAAAAAAATCATTCCGGCGACTGA
- a CDS encoding Gfo/Idh/MocA family oxidoreductase: protein MLNVGVIGCGGMGRDHVRRLTHVITSTKVVAVSDVFEEGGRKVADQYGVKFYKDGVDLIHDPEVDAVVVCTADEFHAPLVLACIEAGKYVFCEKPLAPTADDCMKVIKAEMAFGRRLVQVGFMRRYDNGYRAMKKFIDEGKIGAPLLIHACHRNFSHVPGHTSDMTIANSGVHELDVLRWLLGEDYVAGGVICGKQNRGEDPAVLLDPQVMILETKSGVRIDVEINQHAGYGYDIQCEVVGEKGVVSLPDPATIHTRLDCQAGYEVYHDWTQRFIQAYDTEFEEWAQSVAEGKLVGPSAWDGYAACLGADACNRARNEGKYMLPIELEETPAFYR from the coding sequence ATGCTGAATGTTGGTGTAATCGGCTGCGGCGGCATGGGCCGCGACCACGTTCGCCGTCTAACCCACGTGATCACCTCGACCAAGGTGGTCGCTGTGTCCGATGTTTTTGAAGAAGGCGGCCGCAAGGTGGCCGATCAGTATGGTGTGAAGTTCTATAAGGATGGCGTGGACCTCATCCATGACCCCGAAGTCGATGCGGTCGTTGTATGCACCGCCGATGAATTCCATGCCCCGCTGGTGCTCGCATGCATCGAAGCAGGCAAGTACGTATTCTGTGAAAAGCCCCTCGCACCCACGGCCGATGACTGCATGAAGGTCATCAAAGCCGAAATGGCGTTCGGCCGCCGTCTGGTACAGGTTGGCTTTATGCGCCGCTACGACAACGGCTATCGTGCGATGAAGAAATTCATCGACGAAGGCAAGATCGGCGCGCCGCTGCTCATTCACGCCTGCCACCGTAATTTCAGCCATGTCCCGGGTCATACCTCGGATATGACCATCGCAAACTCGGGTGTTCATGAACTGGACGTACTGCGCTGGCTGCTCGGCGAAGATTATGTTGCCGGCGGCGTCATCTGCGGCAAGCAGAACCGTGGGGAAGATCCGGCTGTCCTGCTCGACCCGCAGGTCATGATTCTGGAAACCAAGTCGGGCGTCCGTATTGATGTAGAGATCAACCAGCATGCCGGCTACGGCTACGACATTCAGTGCGAAGTTGTCGGTGAAAAGGGCGTTGTTTCGCTGCCTGACCCGGCCACCATCCACACCCGTCTGGACTGCCAGGCCGGTTATGAGGTTTATCATGACTGGACCCAGCGCTTTATCCAGGCGTATGACACCGAATTTGAAGAATGGGCACAGTCGGTCGCAGAAGGCAAGCTGGTCGGCCCGTCGGCGTGGGATGGCTATGCTGCCTGCCTGGGCGCAGATGCCTGCAACCGTGCACGCAACGAAGGCAAGTATATGCTGCCCATCGAACTGGAAGAGACCCCGGCATTCTATCGCTAA